The Calditrichia bacterium genomic sequence ATCTGTTAGGCGAAGATTCATTTCATCAGTGGGCAATGCAACATCGGCAAACTGTTGAACTCGATGGAGAAACCATCTGGCTTGCACCGATTGAATATGTTATTATTCGTAAACTCGAATACTATCGCGAAGGCAATAGCCAGAAACACCTCGAAGATATCCGGAATATGCTAACCGTGTCGCAAGACAATATCGATAGCAACATTTTGAACGAATTTATTTCCAACCGCAAGCTAAATAGCGAGTGGGAAACCGTTTCCGCAAATAAATGAACAAATAACAACTGGTTAACAGAATAACCGCGAATTATTCGTTGAAAGTATATAAGTTAAATGAGCACCGTGAGAAAATTGAGAAATAGATTAGCTTATTATCAGAATCAACCTGTTATTTAATGGTGTGAGCCAGGTGAACACAGGACCTCACCCCAACCCCTCTCCTCAAAGGAGAGGGAGCAAGATTCGCAAATGTAAAAAATGTAAGGATTACTTCCCCTCTCCTTCAGGAGAGGGGACCGAGGGGGTGGTCGAATTTGTCTGCAATAAGAACACACTCGATTTCCGGTAAGATTTCCCGGCTCAATACACGGTTCAATAAGTTAAATGAGCACGGAGACCCCTGCATGCGCAGGGGTGACAACAGTGTACAATAATAAATGTCTTGTCATTCCTGCGTATGCGCCAAAGGCGCTCCTTCGGAGCAGGAATCTTCTGATGAAACAGTAAATTTTTTAACTGTTTATATTCGGCCAGTAAGAAGTATTTCATCTTTCACCTTTTCAACTTCCTCAAACCAGTGATTTATTTATCCATTGATTCATTCAATACCGTTCGTGTAAATTATCTGCGTACCGTATTCAGCAACACAAAAATACGGTAACACGATAACACAACATCACAACAACACTGGTATATTGATATGACAACTGCACTAAAAAACATTCAGTTTATCGATCTTGCCGCGCAGCAGGCGCGGATTCGTGAAAACCTCGACCGGCGGATTGCCGCTGTTCTGGATCACGGCAAATACATCATGGGACCGGAAATCAAAGAGCTGGAAAGCAAGCTGGCTGATTATGTTGGCGTACAGCATTGCATCAGCTGCGGCAACGGCACCGATGCCCTGCTGATGGGACTGATGGCCAATGAAGTCGGTCCCGGGGATGCGATTTTCACTACGCCCTTTACCTTTATCGCCACTGCCGAAGTGATTGCCCTGCTCGGTGCCCGCCCGGTATTTGTGGATATCGATCCGGTAACCTACAATATCGATCCCAAAGCATTGGCAGCAGCTATTGAATGCTATGCATCGCCCCAAAGTGAGTTTAAACCCAAAGGCATCATCCCGGTGGACCTTTTCGGGCAGCCGGCCGATTACGATGAAATTAACGCGATTGCCAGACAATACGGAATGGCAGTCTGGCAGGATGCCGCGCAGTCTTTTGGCGCAACTTATAAAGGCAGCAAAACCTGCAGTCATGGCGATGTTGCCGGCACATCCTTCTTCCCGGCAAAACCGCTCGGTTGTTATGGGGACGGCGGCGCCATTTTTACCAATGACGACAGCATTGCTGAAAAACTCCGTTCCATCCGGGTTCACGGGCAGGGCGGACATAAATATGACAACGTTCGCATCGGTATCAACGGACGGATGGATACCATGCAGGCAGCCGTTGTGCTGGAAAAACTGACCATCTTTGATGAAGAAATTGAGTTGCGCGATGCGGTTGCCGAACGATACAACAAGGCGCTCGCCGGAAAATATGTTGTGCCGCAGGTAAAAGACGATCGCACCAGCGTATGGGCGCAATACTCCATCCTCAGCGATAACCGCGAAGCGGACATGGCAATGCTCAAAGAGAACGGCGTGCCCACGGCAGTGTATTATCCAAAACCGCTGCATTTGCAGGATGCCTTTGCCGGTCTCGGTTACAAACTCGGTGACTTCCCCGTAACCGAATCGGTTATGACCCGCATCTTCAGCCTGCCCATGCATCCCTATCTGGATGCCGATACGCAGGATTACATCATCGAAGTACTCATGAAATAAGCTGTTCGTAGGGGCACGGCGACTTGTCCTGAGCCTGTCGAAGGTGCCGTGCCCTCTTTAACAAAGTTGGGGACTATCTACCAAGGAGCAAGCACAATCGTTCCGCTGTTTCAAATAAACAATTACCCATGAAACTCGAAACCATAAAATCGACACTCACCGGATTACTCAAAGACCAGGCATATTTTGCCATTTTGTTTGGTTCAGTGGTAACACCCTATTTCCGGATGATAGCGATATTGATCTGGCTGTTTTCTGAAAGAACCGCCGGAAAACATTGATATAAAATCGCCTTTATGAACAATTTGAGGCATTTTACCACGCAAAGTCGATATTGTTATCCTGAACAGCAGCGATATTATTATTACCATGCAGGTGCTGCAAACTGGGGAACTTTGTTCAATATTGATCCTGAACGATATTATAGTTTCGTGGTTCAAAACTTGCCGAGTATCCTGATTTTAAACGGAGCGGAAAGTAATCGAAGATCAACTAATGAAGGTTGAATAAATGGTTGCAACAGATGTTGTTTTATCAAACTTCAATCATTAACAATTGTCTGAATACTATTGAAACTGTAACCGAAATCAGGCAATAAGCTGGATGAAATGTTGATTCAGGATGTCTTTGTGTTGAACCTTCAACGGGCTGTCCAGGCATGTATTGATATCGCTAATACATTATAGCACAAAGGGATGGCGGCTTCCGGCAACCTATCGGAATCTTTAATACCCTGCATGAAAACAAGGTCATCAACAAGCAATTATCTTCGCAGATGATCAAAATGGTGGGATTCAGAAATATCGTATAGACTACCAGACGCTGATATGTTAGCTAGGAATTTTGGAACACAATCTGGATGATTTTAAAACTTTCGGAAAGCAATTGTCAATTTCCTTATATAGAATAAAAGCCATCAATCAACGGCTATTTATAAACAATATTGATCGTTGATTAAATATAGACCATGGTCAAAATTGAATACTACGACACTAATTGCTAATTGATCCCGCCCAACAGCCATTGACAAAACAAAACGATAGGGAACAATCACACCGACGCAACTGTTCCCCGAATGACACATTAACCGGCAACAACATCCTCGATAACCGTATCATTGACAGAAACCGTTTCATTTTCCGGACCGGCGCTGCGCCGGCTGTTCCGCCGCAAAATGCGCTGGTCGAAAAAGTCCGTCACCCGCTGCGGCTCGCCGATCGAATCAATCGCCAGGCTCAGCAGGTTTTTGGTCAACTGGTTGGTGAGGGCTTCCCGGTTGCCCCGGGTGGTTTGCTTCAGGTCCGATACCTTGCCGGACTTTTGCAACTGTTGTTCCCGTGCCGTAACAAACGCGTTTTGGAGCTGGGTAAACAGGTCAACAAACGCCTGTCCCAGCACATCCTTGTATTTATCCGACAGGTTCACGATGCGGGCCATCAGGTTCTCCGCATTGGCCAATGTGCAGCGGGTATATTCTGCCACGCCGCGCGGGAAAAATTCCCGGTATTCCGGCGATTGTTTGCCCCAGGTGCCCCGGATGATCCCTTCCTTCTGGCGGATCGCTTTGACAAAATTGGTTTTATTCACATCCTTGGTTAATGTCATGGCCTGCTTTTCGGTCAGGCGCACATCTTCGGTCTGGATCGCGTTAAAATACGCATCGTAAAACGTCTTGGTGGGTTCAATCAGCGGATCATACCGGCCGTCCGTGTTATTGGCTATCATCCGCTGGATGTGATCTGCCGTAAAGCTTCGCAGCCGGTCGTCACTAATGATCCTGGCGTCAAACTGATTTTCAAAAAATCTGCTCAGGTCTATCATATGCGTCTCTCCTTAGTTTGAATAGATACTATTGAATGAATTATCGATGTTTAAGAGATCG encodes the following:
- a CDS encoding DegT/DnrJ/EryC1/StrS family aminotransferase, with the protein product MQFIDLAAQQARIRENLDRRIAAVLDHGKYIMGPEIKELESKLADYVGVQHCISCGNGTDALLMGLMANEVGPGDAIFTTPFTFIATAEVIALLGARPVFVDIDPVTYNIDPKALAAAIECYASPQSEFKPKGIIPVDLFGQPADYDEINAIARQYGMAVWQDAAQSFGATYKGSKTCSHGDVAGTSFFPAKPLGCYGDGGAIFTNDDSIAEKLRSIRVHGQGGHKYDNVRIGINGRMDTMQAAVVLEKLTIFDEEIELRDAVAERYNKALAGKYVVPQVKDDRTSVWAQYSILSDNREADMAMLKENGVPTAVYYPKPLHLQDAFAGLGYKLGDFPVTESVMTRIFSLPMHPYLDADTQDYIIEVLMK